A stretch of the Acidilobus sp. 7A genome encodes the following:
- the sfsA gene encoding DNA/RNA nuclease SfsA — translation MVVSPELLKYGPGPGSEVLEVPGPLSEAVVRRRVNRFLVELQDGRPCHLHDPGRLQDLIYPGARVLVRPTRGVRTSCSVTASWAGEAAGWVLIDSRFHSDVAARFLPPGAEREVRVGRSRLDFRLGDVYVEVKGCTLAKGGVALFPDAPTERGARHVRELEELASSGHGAMLMVLDMRSDATCFSPNWETDPKFAGALLEALRKGVALRVLKFAFRPPHLIYIGDIGLCPGALFKGAGAQPRQGLP, via the coding sequence GTGGTTGTTAGCCCCGAGCTGCTCAAGTATGGCCCTGGGCCAGGCTCAGAGGTCCTCGAGGTCCCGGGACCCCTGAGCGAGGCCGTCGTAAGGAGGAGGGTTAACAGGTTCCTCGTTGAGCTCCAGGACGGCAGGCCCTGTCACCTTCACGACCCTGGGAGGCTGCAGGATCTCATCTACCCCGGCGCCAGGGTGCTCGTGAGGCCCACCAGGGGCGTCAGGACGAGCTGCTCAGTGACGGCCTCCTGGGCCGGCGAGGCCGCCGGGTGGGTCCTGATAGACAGCAGGTTCCACTCTGACGTAGCGGCAAGGTTCCTGCCCCCGGGCGCCGAGAGGGAGGTGCGGGTCGGGCGCAGTAGGCTCGACTTCAGGCTGGGCGACGTCTACGTTGAGGTCAAGGGCTGCACGCTGGCCAAGGGCGGCGTGGCGCTCTTCCCTGACGCCCCAACCGAGAGGGGGGCCAGGCACGTGCGCGAGCTCGAGGAGCTGGCCTCCAGCGGCCACGGGGCCATGCTGATGGTCCTTGATATGAGGAGCGACGCCACGTGTTTCTCCCCTAACTGGGAGACGGACCCCAAGTTCGCGGGGGCGTTACTTGAGGCCCTCCGCAAGGGGGTCGCTCTGAGGGTTCTCAAGTTTGCCTTCAGGCCGCCGCACCTCATTTATATTGGCGACATAGGTCTCTGCCCAGGGGCCCTGTTTAAAGGGGCCGGGGCGCAGCCGAGGCAGGGGCTGCCTTGA
- a CDS encoding alkaline phosphatase family protein, with product MPRRLFVLGLDSLPPYVLYEGHDGGGFKFIRGLVEESARYLMRTCHPPITVPAWMVMFTGKSPGELGVYGFRHRRPGTFDSYVVTSQDVREPAIWDDLGRRGLRFGLFGVPPTYPPKPVNGFMVTDFNTPGPQRPYTWPPWLKQDLESQVGDPIFDIVFRTEDRDRARLDLLSMVENHGRIVKYLAERRAWDAFIYVEIGVDRAHHAFWKYFDERHPRHTYHEVYSRAIPEVYSVVDSWLEDMVRGPLKDSIVVIASDHGTKSMHGAFAINQWLEEEGYLKLRERPRAPGQDLTFDMIDWDHTRVWAWGGYYSRFFFNVRGREPHGIVGREELEGLVKEVKQAVSRIRGPNGEAWRNEAYEPQEIYPVARGDAPDLTVYLDDLNWRPIGTVGWPSNYMDRNDKGPDDSMHDWLGVLSVYDPEGTVSRGDMGIIDITRVRGLLEELILGR from the coding sequence TTGCCAAGGAGGCTGTTCGTGCTGGGCCTTGACTCCCTGCCCCCCTACGTGCTCTACGAGGGCCACGACGGGGGAGGCTTCAAGTTCATAAGGGGCCTAGTTGAGGAATCAGCCCGCTACCTCATGAGAACATGCCACCCGCCTATAACCGTGCCGGCCTGGATGGTCATGTTCACGGGGAAGAGCCCCGGGGAGCTGGGTGTCTACGGCTTCAGGCACAGGAGGCCGGGCACATTTGACTCCTACGTAGTGACATCCCAGGACGTGAGGGAGCCGGCCATATGGGACGACCTGGGCAGGAGGGGGCTGAGGTTCGGCCTCTTCGGCGTGCCCCCCACCTACCCCCCTAAGCCCGTTAACGGCTTCATGGTGACGGACTTCAACACCCCAGGGCCCCAGAGGCCCTACACGTGGCCGCCGTGGCTGAAGCAGGATCTCGAGTCCCAGGTAGGGGACCCCATCTTTGACATAGTCTTCAGGACCGAGGACAGGGACAGGGCGAGGCTCGACCTGCTCTCAATGGTGGAGAACCACGGCAGGATAGTTAAGTACCTAGCTGAGAGGAGGGCCTGGGACGCCTTCATATACGTTGAGATAGGCGTGGACAGGGCCCACCACGCCTTCTGGAAGTACTTCGACGAGAGGCACCCGAGGCACACCTACCACGAGGTCTACAGCAGGGCCATACCTGAGGTCTACAGCGTGGTGGACTCCTGGCTTGAGGACATGGTGAGGGGCCCACTCAAGGACTCTATAGTTGTAATAGCGAGCGACCACGGCACTAAGTCCATGCACGGGGCCTTCGCCATAAACCAGTGGCTCGAGGAGGAGGGCTACCTTAAGCTCAGGGAGAGGCCCAGGGCGCCGGGCCAGGACCTGACCTTTGACATGATAGACTGGGACCACACGAGGGTGTGGGCCTGGGGAGGCTACTACTCCCGCTTCTTCTTCAACGTGAGGGGCAGGGAGCCCCACGGCATAGTGGGCAGGGAGGAGCTTGAGGGCCTTGTGAAGGAGGTCAAGCAGGCAGTCTCAAGGATAAGGGGGCCCAACGGCGAGGCGTGGAGGAACGAGGCCTACGAGCCGCAGGAGATATACCCGGTGGCCAGGGGCGACGCCCCTGACCTCACGGTCTACCTTGACGACCTCAACTGGAGGCCCATAGGCACAGTCGGCTGGCCCTCCAACTACATGGACAGGAACGACAAGGGGCCTGACGACTCCATGCACGACTGGCTCGGGGTGCTCTCAGTGTATGACCCTGAGGGCACGGTGAGCAGGGGCGACATGGGGATCATTGACATAACCAGGGTCAGGGGGCTCCTGGAGGAGCTTATCCTTGGCAGGTAA
- a CDS encoding glycosyltransferase family 2 protein, with protein MATVAVKWLRRLLGRRVTWATYNALAYIASGLRLVSPSREGRPLGITAAVLVYNDPDWLPLALEDAASMADEVLVVDSSDPWDETEKALEEARSGLGIRVVRQYPPQGWAEAKGLALRESKYRYVLMWDSDFIAFEGLGKLLRTFVEGEGRDKYVLLYWPFITLCGDLSHRCRADRYHEEHFAFTYSRRLKYLWDGRDDYLFAPPYYFRRRLSSAPLGLHLTGVRRPEVLARKRLSRDVGFHSIASSQGVEVAMKAVRRRARELYGTDDLREVGLRMIEEDVRSRPCFEVSSLPARVIERAKEIGVPLGSCP; from the coding sequence TTGGCAACCGTCGCAGTTAAGTGGCTTAGGAGGCTGCTGGGCAGAAGGGTCACGTGGGCCACTTATAACGCCTTAGCCTATATCGCGAGCGGCCTCAGGCTAGTGAGCCCCTCAAGGGAGGGAAGACCCCTTGGCATAACCGCTGCAGTCTTAGTTTACAACGACCCCGACTGGCTCCCCCTAGCCCTCGAGGACGCCGCCTCAATGGCTGACGAGGTCCTGGTCGTTGACTCCTCCGACCCCTGGGACGAAACTGAGAAGGCGCTTGAGGAGGCCAGGTCAGGGCTTGGTATTAGGGTTGTGAGGCAGTACCCTCCCCAGGGTTGGGCAGAGGCTAAGGGACTGGCCCTCAGGGAGTCTAAGTACCGCTACGTCCTCATGTGGGACTCGGACTTCATAGCCTTTGAGGGACTTGGGAAGCTCCTCAGGACCTTCGTGGAGGGTGAGGGGAGGGACAAGTATGTGCTCCTCTACTGGCCCTTCATAACGCTCTGCGGAGACCTGAGCCACAGGTGCAGGGCTGACAGGTATCACGAGGAGCACTTCGCCTTTACCTACTCCAGGAGGCTTAAGTACCTCTGGGATGGCAGAGACGATTACCTCTTTGCTCCACCTTACTACTTCAGGAGGAGGCTTTCCTCGGCCCCTCTGGGGCTTCACCTCACGGGGGTCAGGAGGCCCGAGGTTTTGGCGCGGAAGAGGCTCTCCAGGGACGTGGGGTTCCACTCCATAGCCTCCTCCCAGGGCGTCGAGGTGGCCATGAAGGCCGTGAGGCGGAGGGCCAGGGAGCTCTACGGCACGGACGACCTGAGGGAGGTGGGCCTCAGGATGATTGAGGAGGACGTGAGGTCAAGGCCCTGCTTTGAAGTGTCATCGCTGCCTGCCAGGGTGATAGAGAGGGCCAAGGAGATAGGCGTGCCACTGGGCTCCTGTCCATGA